In Myxococcales bacterium, the DNA window GATGGCCTGCATGAGGTTCGCCCCGGCCATGGGCTTGTCCACGTAGAGCGTGTGCATGCACGGTACATCGAAGCCGGTGAGCCACATGTCGCGCACGATGACGAGCTTGAGCGGGTCGGCCGGGTCTTTGAAGCGCTCTTGCAGGCGGCGGCGGCCCTCTTTGCTACGAACGTGCGCTTGCAGGCGTGGCTCGTCCGAGGCCTTCCCCGTCATGACCACCTTGATGGCGCCGGCGTCGTCCTCGCGGTCGTGCCATTCGGGCCGGAGCGCGACGATGGCCTCGTAGAGCTGCGCGCAGATGCGGCGGCTCATGCACACGACGAGCGCTTTGCCCTCGAGGTCGCGCGAGCGCCGCTCGAAGTGGGTGACGATGTCGTTCGCGACGAGGGCGACCCGCTTCTCGGTGCCGACCAAGGCCTCGATGGTGGCCCACTCGCTCTTCAGCGCCTCGGCCTTCGCGTCTTCTTCGTCTTCGGTGAGCTCGTCGAACTGCTCGTCGACGTGGGGTTTTTCGGTCTCGGGCAGGTCGAGCTTGGCGAGGCGGTTCTCGTACGTGATGGGCACGACGGCCTGGTCTTCGACGGCGCGGCGCATGTCGTACACCGAGAGGGTGTCGCCGAAGACCTGGGTGGTGCTCTTGTCCTCGAGCTCGATGGGCGTGCCCGTGAACCCGATGAACGACGCGTTCGGCAGCGCGTCGCGCATGTGTTTGGCGAAGCCGTACGCAAACGCGCCCGATTTGGTATCGAGCTTTCCCTTGAAGCCGTATTGGCTACGGTGCGCCTCGTCGGCGATGACGACGATGTTGCGGCGCTCGGAGAGGGTAGGGTGCCGCTCCCCCTCGGCGGGGGAGAAACTTTTGAATCGTGGTAAAGAAGATGCCCCCCGAAGCCACCTTGAGCATGGCGCGCAGGGCCTCGCGGCTCTCGGCGTTCTTGGGCGGTTGGCGGAGCAGGGCCTGCGAGAGGGCGAACGTGCCGAAGAGCTGATCGTCGAGGTCGTTGCGGTCGGTCAGCACCACGAGGGTGGGGTTTTGCATGGCGCGCGAGAGCACGAGCTTGCGCGCGTAGAACACCATGCTGAGGCTCTTGCCCGAGCCTTGGGTGTGCCAAATCACCCCGATGCGGCGATCGCCCCCTGCGGCCGAGGCGCGCTCGGTCTCGAGCACCGCGCGGCGCACGGCGTGAAACTGGTGGTACCCGGCGATCTTCTTGACCACCCTGTCGCGCTCGGCCTCGAACGTGACGAAGTTCTGCACGTAGTCGCAGAAGCGGGCCTTCTCGAACACGCCGAGCACGAGCACCTTGAGCGGATCGGCGTCGTTCGGCTCGTCGCCCTCGCCGGCGATGGTGCGCCACTTGGCGTAGCGCGAGTCGTCGGCGGTGAGCGAGCCGATGCGCGCCTGCACCCCGTCGCCCGCGACGAGCACCACGTTCGGCCCAAAGAGCTGCGGGACCTCGGCCTTGTACGTGTGAAGCTGCTGAATGGCGTCCCACACGTCTTGGGTCGACTCGGGGCCTTTGAGCTCGAGCACGGCGAGCGGCAGCCCGTTCACGTACACCACGAGATCGGGAATGCGCGTGGGCAAGCTCGCCTGGCGCACGGTGGCCACCTCGAGCTGCGAGGCGACCACGTAGTCGTTCTCTTCCGGATCGTCGAAGTCGAGCACACGCAGGCGCACGCCCATGACACCGCCCCCGTCGCTCGCGGGGCGGGCCACGTCGACCTCGATGCCGTCCACGAGCAGGCGATGAAACGCCTGATTTCGCAGCACCAGGGTGGGCGCCTCGGTGCGGAGGAGCACACGGAGCCCCTCAGCGAGGGCCTCTTCGCTCGCCTCGGGGTTCAGCCGGCGCAGCGCTTCACGAAGGCGCCCAAGAAGAAACACGTCCGAAGCGCTCGCCCGTTCGTCGTACACGCTGCCAGGTGCGGTGTGGGCGCTCGGGAGGTGCTCGTACCCGAGCGAGCCGAACCACCCGAGGCACGCGTCTTCGAGGTCTTTCTCCGAGGCGAAGACCATGGGTCAGAGCGCTTTCTCGACGAGGCGCATGGCCTCGGGGACACGAAGGGAGCCCGAGAGGAGCTGGGGGAGAAGGGCGTCGCGAAGGGCGGCGATGGTCTGGCTGTTCTTTCGAACCGACAGCGAGCGTGCTGCAAGGGAAGCCAAGGCAGCGCCTCCAGATTGGAGCGTCTTGCCCGACGGAAGTGCCACAATCGCACGGGTCAGATGACCTCGCTGAATATGCCCCATGGTCGTCGCCTTGTCGGCAGCGATCTGACGGAAGTCCGCCAGATGATGGAGTAACCATCCATGGTAGAACCACGGGGGTGTCGTCTTGGAAGTTACCTTGAACAGATGCTGATTTAGCGCCCCCTCGCCGCCGCACCAGACTGCGACCTCCAAGGTGCCAGACCAGGAAAAGAGCAGGTCTCCATCTTTGACGACGTATTGCATGGGCACACTGCGACTTGCGCGGTCTGCTCCATCTACTGCCCCCTTGCGCAGCTGTGCAATCTTGATCACAGGCAGAGACGGCTCGCCCGGAGCGGCCGGGAACTTTTGGAGCGCGAGTCCGTTGAGGAAGTCGGCGATAGTGTCGAGTGGAACCGCTTTCCACCCCCGCGGGATCTTCCCCATCTCCGAGTCCTCGAAGTCGTCGGGGAAGAGGGCGGCGGTCTCGGCGTCCATGCCTTCCGGCTTGCGGCCCGCCTTCTTGGCGTGGACCGGGTCGAAGTCCACGAACCACGACTTGAAGAGCGCCCGCGCCATGGCCTCGAGCGTCTCGTTCGTGCGCCGGTTCAGCTCGATCTTGTCGTCGAGGGTGCCCAGGATGTGCGCGATGGCCCGCTGCTCGTCCGGCGGCGGCAAGGTCAGCAGGAACGACTGCTGATCGGTAAGACTGACATAGTCGGCAGCCATCGAGCCGTGTGTCTTTACCGCGCTGAGATTCGCCTGGAAGTCGGCTCCCTTTAGCAGGTAGTAGAGAAATCGCGAATCTATTCGGGCGGGGTTCAGCGATCGCCAGTAGCAGACCTGTGGGGCAAAAACCACGTTGGGTTGGTCTTTGCGTATGAACCCGACTCGTCCGACCGTGCCCTTGGTAATGAACGCCACATCGCCCGTGGCAGAGAGCTTCGCCCGAATTCTGTCGGTGAATTCTTCTCGAACGTGGTCAACAACGTTGGTGTCAATTTCACCATCGGTGCCGATGTCCCCGCCGCGCACGAATGGTGTACCGCTTTTCCCGAGCTCAGCATTGGTGACTCGATAGCCGTCGTTCAGAGCGAGCAAGCCTTCGCTGACGAGCTCACGCACGCGGGCTGTCCGCCAGTGCCCGCTTTTCGTGGAGGATGGCTGTTTAGCGCCCATACCCAAGCCCCCTCAAGTTCTTCCGAATCTCCGCGTCCAGCTTCGCTCCCTCCGCGAGCTGGGCCTCGAGCTGGGCCGTGAGGCGCTTCATCTTCGCCTCGAAGGGCTCGCCGTCTTCTTCCACCTCTTCGGCGCCCACGTAGCGGCCCGGGGTGAGCACGAAGTCGTGGCTCGCGATCTCGGCCAGGGTGGCGCTCTTGCAGAAGCCGGCCACGTCTCCTCGTGGAGTGGCGTCCCACGCGTTCATCGTTCGTCCTTTCGGAAGCCTACCGGTCGTTTCGTGGGGAGGACGGGCTGCATGAGGTCGCGGATGGCGTCGAACACCACGCGGAACTGGGCGTCGTACTTCTTCTCCAGGGCGGTGAGCCTTCTCTTGAGGCCGTCATGCTCCTGGAGGAGCCCGCGCAAACGAACGAAGGCGCGCATGATCTCGATGTTCACGGCTACGGCTCGCGGGCTGCGCAGCACCGAGGAGAGCATGGCCACGCCCTGCTCCGTGAACGCGTAGGGCGCCGTGCGTCGGCCGCCCCAGGAACTTGAGGTCGCAAATTGCGACCTCAAGTCGGTCACCTCGTCTTGCGTGAGCTGGAACATGAAGTCGGGAGGGAAGCGCTCGATGTTGCGCTTCACCTGCTCGTTCAGGCGTTTTGCGGGCACCTCGTAGAGCGCGGCCAGCGTCTCGTCGAGGAGGACGCGGTGGCCTCGTAGGGCGAGGATGCCGCTCTCCACCCGCTGGGTGACGCTCTCCGAGGGCGTCCCCTTCGTCGCAGCGCCGAGGGTCCCTGCCTTCGGCCCCGCGACCACTGTGCGACGAGCGCTGTCGGTGGCTTTTTTAGCGGCCATACCCAAGCCCCCTCAAGTTCTTCCGAATCTGCACGTCGAGCTTCGCCCCCTCCGCGAGCTGCGCCTCGAGCTGGGCCGTGAGGCGCTTCATCTTCGCCTCGAAGGGCTCGCCGTCTTCTTCCACCTCTTCGGCGCCCACGTAGCGGCCCGGGGTGAGCACGAAGTCGTGGCTCGCGATCTCGGCCAGGGTGGCGCTCTTGCAGAAGCCGGCCACGTCTTCGTAGGTGTCCGCGCCCTTCTGCCCGCGCCAGGCGTGGTAGGTGCCGGCGATCTTGGCGAGGTCCTCGTCGGTGAGCTCGCGGTGCACCCGGTCGACCAGGGTGCCGAGCTTGCGCGCGTCGATGAAGAGCACCTGGCCCTGGCGCTTGCGGAAGCGCTTTTCGGCCTTGTTCTTGGCCAAAAACCAGAGGCACACCGGAATTTGCGTGGTGTAAAAGAGCTGCCCGGGAAGGGCCACCATGGCATCGACGAGGTCGGCCTCCACCATGGCCTTGCGAATGGCCCCCTCGCCCGACTGTTGGGAAGACATCGACCCGTTCGCCAGCACCACGCCGGCCAGGCCGTTGCTCGGGTCGAGGTGGTGGGCGATGTGCTGGAGCCAGGCGAAGTTCGCGTTGCCCTCGGGCGGGGTGCCGAATTTCCAGCGAACGTCGGCCTTGAGCTTGTCGCCGCCCCAGTCGCTCACGTTGAAGGGCGGGTTGGCCAAGATGTAATTGGCCTTCAAGTCGGCGTGGTGGTCTTTCCGAAAGGTGTCGCCCCAGGCGATCTCGGCCTCGATGCGTCGAATGGCGAGGTTTAGCACCGCGAGGCGCTTCGTGGTCGCGTTCGACTCTTGCCCGTACACCGAGATGTCGCCGCGTTTGCCGCCGTGCGCCTCCAAGAACTTCTCGGATTGCACGAACATGCCGCCCGAGCCGCAGCACGGGTCGTACACGCGGCCGTGGGTGGGCTCGAGCATCTCGACCAGCGTGCGCACCACCGAGCTCGGGGTGTAAAAGTCGCCGCCCAGGCGCCCCTCGGCGGCCGCGAACTTGGCGAGAAAGTACTCGTACACGCGGCCGAGCACGTCTTTCGAGCGGTGGTCGTCGCCGGCCGTGAGCTGAATGCCGCTGAGCACGTCGATGAGCTCGCCGAGGCGGGTTTTGTCGAGCGTCGGGCGCGCGTAGTCTTTGTTCAGGTTGCCTTTGAGCGCGGGGTTTTCGCTCTCGATGGCTTCCATGGCTTTGTCGATCTTTTCGCCGATGCTCGGGTGTTTGGCGAACGACTGGAGCGTCTCCCACCGGGCGGGCTCGGGCACCCAGAACACGTTCTCGGAGACGTACTGGTCGCGGTCTTCGAGGTCGTTCTCGGGGTCGTCTTCGACGATGTCCTTGCGCCGGTCTTCGAAGGCGTCGGACAAGTATTTGAGGAACAAGAGCCCGAGCACCACGTGCTTGTATTCGCTCGAGTCCATGCTGCCGCGGAGCTTGTCGGCCGCGAGCCAGAGGGTCTCCTCGAAGCCGACCACGGCCTGGCTGCTCGCCCCGCCCTTTTTGCCTTTGCTCGAGCGCGGAGCTTCGGCCGAGGGGGGAGGCTCACTTGCGGGCGCCTGGGAGCGGGCGGCCTTGGTGGGCGCGCCGGAGGGCTTGCCGAGCAGCTTCTCGAGCTTGGCCATGTGCTCGGGCTTCGGCTCGGCCTTGCCGGTCTCCCACTGGGAGACTTGGGCCTGGGTGACGCCGAGCTTGGCCGCGAGCACGGCCTGGCTGATGGACTGCGCCTTGCGGGAGGAGGAGAGCCACGCGGAGAAAGACATGGAGGACCCGAGGGTATCGTGGGCTGGGTGAGCGATGGACGGAAAAAGCGAGGCGCGGTGTAGGCCGCGTCACGCCCGCGCGCACCCCGCGTCACGCCGCTGTGCGAGACGTGACCACGGGCCCGGGGAGCGAGCGGGAGCTGCGGTTCCTACGGGATGGACGCGGAGCCCCGGGGGTATCTGACGCGCTTTTTCGGGGGGCGTTGGGGCGGAGCGTGCCTCGTCGAGCGCCGCCGAGCTCGGACGTGGGGCGTGATCGGAGGTGCCCCGAACGAGCGTTCAGGCGCT includes these proteins:
- a CDS encoding restriction endonuclease subunit S, encoding MRELVSEGLLALNDGYRVTNAELGKSGTPFVRGGDIGTDGEIDTNVVDHVREEFTDRIRAKLSATGDVAFITKGTVGRVGFIRKDQPNVVFAPQVCYWRSLNPARIDSRFLYYLLKGADFQANLSAVKTHGSMAADYVSLTDQQSFLLTLPPPDEQRAIAHILGTLDDKIELNRRTNETLEAMARALFKSWFVDFDPVHAKKAGRKPEGMDAETAALFPDDFEDSEMGKIPRGWKAVPLDTIADFLNGLALQKFPAAPGEPSLPVIKIAQLRKGAVDGADRASRSVPMQYVVKDGDLLFSWSGTLEVAVWCGGEGALNQHLFKVTSKTTPPWFYHGWLLHHLADFRQIAADKATTMGHIQRGHLTRAIVALPSGKTLQSGGAALASLAARSLSVRKNSQTIAALRDALLPQLLSGSLRVPEAMRLVEKAL
- a CDS encoding SAM-dependent DNA methyltransferase, encoding MNAWDATPRGDVAGFCKSATLAEIASHDFVLTPGRYVGAEEVEEDGEPFEAKMKRLTAQLEAQLAEGAKLDAEIRKNLRGLGYGR
- a CDS encoding ORF6N domain-containing protein, which translates into the protein MAAKKATDSARRTVVAGPKAGTLGAATKGTPSESVTQRVESGILALRGHRVLLDETLAALYEVPAKRLNEQVKRNIERFPPDFMFQLTQDEVTDLRSQFATSSSWGGRRTAPYAFTEQGVAMLSSVLRSPRAVAVNIEIMRAFVRLRGLLQEHDGLKRRLTALEKKYDAQFRVVFDAIRDLMQPVLPTKRPVGFRKDER
- a CDS encoding N-6 DNA methylase, which produces MSFSAWLSSSRKAQSISQAVLAAKLGVTQAQVSQWETGKAEPKPEHMAKLEKLLGKPSGAPTKAARSQAPASEPPPSAEAPRSSKGKKGGASSQAVVGFEETLWLAADKLRGSMDSSEYKHVVLGLLFLKYLSDAFEDRRKDIVEDDPENDLEDRDQYVSENVFWVPEPARWETLQSFAKHPSIGEKIDKAMEAIESENPALKGNLNKDYARPTLDKTRLGELIDVLSGIQLTAGDDHRSKDVLGRVYEYFLAKFAAAEGRLGGDFYTPSSVVRTLVEMLEPTHGRVYDPCCGSGGMFVQSEKFLEAHGGKRGDISVYGQESNATTKRLAVLNLAIRRIEAEIAWGDTFRKDHHADLKANYILANPPFNVSDWGGDKLKADVRWKFGTPPEGNANFAWLQHIAHHLDPSNGLAGVVLANGSMSSQQSGEGAIRKAMVEADLVDAMVALPGQLFYTTQIPVCLWFLAKNKAEKRFRKRQGQVLFIDARKLGTLVDRVHRELTDEDLAKIAGTYHAWRGQKGADTYEDVAGFCKSATLAEIASHDFVLTPGRYVGAEEVEEDGEPFEAKMKRLTAQLEAQLAEGAKLDVQIRKNLRGLGYGR